The following are encoded together in the Flavobacterium sp. TR2 genome:
- a CDS encoding secretion protein: MKIITNTTKIFLLTATLLLFSFAYASNREKGCTLKIETGNGKAISFILTPDEETSLSIYDQQYNLIYESAVNKLDVLKTISLAGFSDGIYYLEVASREKTVRHEIKLISKDLKKIRREDSANESPSLRR, encoded by the coding sequence ATGAAAATAATAACAAATACCACTAAAATATTCTTGCTTACAGCCACCCTATTGCTGTTTTCTTTTGCTTACGCCTCCAATAGGGAAAAAGGCTGCACTTTAAAGATTGAAACTGGAAATGGAAAAGCGATCAGCTTTATCCTAACTCCTGATGAAGAAACATCTTTATCTATTTACGATCAGCAGTACAATCTAATTTATGAATCAGCAGTAAACAAACTAGATGTTCTAAAAACAATTAGTTTAGCTGGATTCTCTGACGGAATCTACTACTTGGAAGTAGCCAGCAGAGAAAAAACAGTTAGACATGAGATCAAGCTGATTTCTAAAGACTTAAAAAAAATTAGAAGAGAGGACTCGGCAAATGAAAGTCCGTCTTTACGTCGATAA
- a CDS encoding NAD(P)-binding domain-containing protein, which translates to MEIGIIGINSLTIDLANRATKAGFKVIINNPKGSSLVRDCIEKMGTDIHLGSLNEAAAPDLVVIFLPKENLEDTIRKMPDMSGKTVLHTSGLISDPQSLLSGISNAMAYKTAAALFPAANVVKLFSPMPCSSHLDTTEKQKKEELFFIADCSDSRNKANTFLKKMQFLPVDLSSRLKLQNNWIDTVWHQTG; encoded by the coding sequence ATGGAAATTGGAATCATAGGAATAAACAGTCTCACCATAGATTTAGCCAACAGGGCAACAAAAGCAGGATTTAAGGTTATTATAAACAATCCAAAAGGCAGCAGTCTTGTAAGAGACTGTATCGAAAAAATGGGAACAGACATACACTTGGGTTCTCTCAATGAAGCGGCTGCTCCTGACTTGGTAGTAATTTTTCTGCCAAAGGAAAATCTGGAAGATACGATCCGAAAAATGCCCGATATGTCTGGAAAAACCGTACTGCATACCAGCGGTCTCATTTCTGATCCCCAATCTCTTCTCTCGGGAATCAGCAATGCCATGGCATACAAAACTGCTGCGGCACTATTTCCTGCCGCTAATGTGGTAAAACTTTTCAGTCCAATGCCTTGCAGTTCGCACTTGGACACTACAGAAAAACAGAAAAAAGAAGAGCTGTTTTTTATAGCCGATTGTTCTGATTCAAGAAATAAAGCAAACACATTCCTAAAAAAAATGCAGTTTCTGCCTGTCGATTTATCGAGCAGACTAAAGCTGCAGAACAACTGGATAGATACAGTGTGGCACCAAACAGGGTAA